The Roseimicrobium gellanilyticum genome contains a region encoding:
- a CDS encoding DUF2244 domain-containing protein, with protein sequence MSVELIPRWQRRLFAWFINRQVRRASARTHCPVCRAAAPTIQLHPDLLWEAVVECPQCGHVASLPSFLSPLPKSEEEQFAELEEVVPQPPGTQIRAEDTGSGRRWQIPAKGGWNVLIGFSLVWLAFLVFMCFGFVSQSEPGNAIFFGCAFGAAGLGMLYFGLMASRAYHVIEVTPSELVHTRHFLGHAKRKSLVRDSIQTVKLVVFYEQNYKPIHGIEIVAGRRKIRFGSLLTPKEKAWLCQDLRRVLGLKQPLADTLAVPSRDADETGGGKLVMEHGPGHAVVQAQSRALSNTLLGVGTAFVCISSIMLWGGGSMWMPWEEGALVFFLLFNGFILFWCTGVSTFLLIGLATLTFGWRLRRTTKMLHADRTSLTLISTCDRRVIKHVWNVADVARMAVEAGAKVNGVPVYHGVIVLRERAVTFGAGSDHPMLRQAIRLLAETMGRQEAVRQ encoded by the coding sequence ATGTCCGTAGAACTGATACCGCGCTGGCAACGCCGGTTATTCGCCTGGTTCATCAATAGGCAGGTCCGCAGGGCCTCAGCGCGGACCCACTGCCCCGTATGCCGTGCGGCAGCGCCGACCATCCAGTTGCATCCGGATCTGCTGTGGGAAGCGGTGGTGGAGTGCCCGCAGTGTGGTCACGTCGCGTCGCTCCCGTCGTTCCTCAGCCCGCTGCCCAAGAGCGAGGAGGAGCAGTTCGCGGAGCTGGAAGAAGTGGTGCCGCAACCGCCCGGCACTCAGATCCGCGCGGAGGACACCGGGTCCGGAAGGCGCTGGCAAATTCCGGCCAAGGGTGGGTGGAATGTCCTCATCGGATTCTCACTCGTGTGGCTGGCCTTCCTGGTTTTCATGTGCTTCGGCTTCGTGTCGCAATCTGAACCGGGAAACGCGATCTTTTTTGGCTGTGCGTTTGGTGCAGCGGGACTTGGCATGCTGTACTTCGGATTGATGGCGTCCAGGGCTTATCACGTGATTGAGGTGACCCCATCGGAGCTGGTCCACACGCGGCACTTCCTGGGGCACGCGAAGCGCAAGTCCCTGGTCCGTGACTCCATCCAGACGGTGAAGCTCGTGGTCTTCTACGAGCAGAACTACAAACCGATTCATGGCATCGAAATCGTGGCGGGCCGCCGGAAAATACGGTTCGGCAGCCTGCTCACCCCGAAGGAGAAGGCCTGGCTCTGCCAGGATCTGCGACGTGTGTTAGGACTGAAGCAGCCACTGGCAGATACCCTGGCAGTTCCTTCCCGTGACGCGGATGAAACTGGCGGAGGCAAGCTGGTGATGGAGCACGGTCCGGGGCACGCCGTGGTGCAGGCGCAGTCCCGTGCCCTGAGCAACACATTGCTGGGCGTTGGTACTGCGTTCGTCTGTATCTCCAGCATCATGCTGTGGGGAGGAGGCAGCATGTGGATGCCATGGGAAGAGGGTGCCCTGGTTTTCTTTTTGCTCTTCAATGGCTTTATCCTCTTCTGGTGTACCGGGGTATCGACGTTCCTCCTGATCGGGCTGGCGACGCTGACCTTTGGCTGGCGTCTCAGGCGCACGACCAAGATGCTGCACGCAGACCGCACCTCCCTGACATTGATTTCCACCTGCGACCGCCGCGTCATCAAGCATGTCTGGAACGTGGCAGACGTGGCCCGGATGGCCGTGGAAGCCGGGGCCAAGGTGAATGGCGTGCCGGTGTATCATGGAGTGATTGTCCTGAGGGAGCGTGCGGTCACCTTTGGTGCTGGCTCAGACCACCCGATGCTGCGACAGGCAATCCGTCTGCTGGCTGAAACCATGGGCCGGCAGGAGGCAGTCCGGCAGTAA
- a CDS encoding tetratricopeptide repeat protein, whose product MSDSVQRDALYDEASGLVAIGELEEAVKLYRQTVEIDPGFFDGWHALGMALMKSGSIKEAIGAGLMATTINPNDLLAWTALSQMYVKNGQIAEAEDAKGKARILSLGGRVG is encoded by the coding sequence ATGAGTGACTCGGTACAGCGCGATGCTCTCTACGATGAAGCCAGTGGTCTGGTGGCCATCGGCGAACTCGAGGAGGCGGTGAAGCTCTACCGCCAGACTGTGGAAATCGACCCGGGCTTTTTCGATGGCTGGCATGCGCTCGGCATGGCGCTGATGAAGTCCGGCAGCATCAAGGAGGCCATCGGCGCCGGACTGATGGCCACAACCATCAATCCCAATGACCTGCTGGCGTGGACCGCGCTCTCGCAGATGTACGTGAAGAACGGCCAGATCGCAGAAGCGGAAGATGCCAAGGGCAAGGCCCGCATTCTCTCCCTGGGCGGCCGGGTGGGGTAG
- a CDS encoding SurA N-terminal domain-containing protein — MLEFLRRQSKPIMIAVAAIIIIAFTFWSGMTQPGRGGYSAEATSLSVNGRDYSFLEVGRLQHAFVFAQQAGLPGVGPSYASDMVGIHFQHASQKTGRPLVYESAPFDYGINVLVLRDALKRFGIRASDKEVQDAYRKLPTFFTNGQYNPELARGFEQWIRERGVSQEQMYDTIRDSLGLQRLQQIVAGNMVSAPGITDRFYAASFSTIKAATIPFPLDDFKKKVEVKDEEISKYFEENKEGYKTEEKRAVTLVVLPKPDTATLNAENTVKAQREYEEKVQKFAEKVLDSKINLAAEATEAKAEVRQIAAFADTAPPEELKNELALVNAIFTNDQKLAPISDPVKVAKGYAFFQVTAVEAPKTQELKDVKEKIREALVSQKATEAMTKAANEARTKLEAAIKGGKSFADAAKEAGLTPQVLAEFSTANPPMNLSIGYRIAQEAQSTAPGSFAKEILNSENGVLLLFVLSKELRKSPESAASKNMISTSLDRMAQQDIFRAWFEEQYKNAKVNASILLNVALSNER; from the coding sequence ATGCTCGAATTTCTCCGCCGCCAGTCCAAGCCCATCATGATCGCGGTCGCCGCGATCATCATCATCGCCTTCACCTTCTGGAGCGGAATGACGCAGCCGGGGAGGGGCGGGTACAGCGCTGAAGCCACCTCCCTCTCCGTGAATGGCCGGGATTATTCCTTCCTTGAAGTAGGCCGCCTCCAGCATGCCTTCGTCTTCGCCCAGCAGGCTGGCCTCCCCGGCGTGGGCCCCTCGTATGCCTCGGACATGGTGGGCATCCACTTCCAGCACGCCAGCCAGAAGACCGGCCGCCCCCTCGTCTATGAAAGCGCTCCCTTCGACTACGGCATCAACGTGCTGGTGCTGAGAGACGCGCTGAAGCGCTTCGGCATTCGCGCCTCGGACAAGGAAGTGCAGGATGCGTATCGCAAGCTTCCGACCTTCTTCACGAACGGCCAGTACAATCCTGAACTCGCCCGTGGTTTTGAGCAGTGGATCCGGGAGAGAGGTGTCTCGCAAGAGCAGATGTACGACACGATTCGCGACTCCCTCGGCCTCCAGCGCCTGCAGCAGATCGTGGCTGGCAATATGGTCTCCGCACCTGGCATCACGGATCGTTTCTACGCCGCCAGCTTCAGCACCATCAAGGCAGCCACCATCCCCTTCCCCCTGGACGACTTCAAAAAGAAGGTCGAGGTGAAGGACGAGGAGATCAGCAAGTACTTCGAGGAGAACAAGGAAGGCTACAAGACGGAAGAGAAACGCGCGGTGACCCTGGTGGTGCTGCCGAAGCCTGATACCGCCACCCTGAACGCCGAGAACACGGTGAAGGCACAGCGCGAGTACGAGGAGAAGGTGCAGAAGTTCGCCGAGAAGGTGCTCGATTCGAAGATCAACCTGGCTGCCGAAGCCACCGAAGCCAAGGCTGAGGTGCGCCAGATCGCCGCCTTCGCTGACACTGCCCCGCCCGAGGAACTCAAGAATGAACTCGCGCTGGTGAATGCCATCTTCACGAACGATCAGAAGCTCGCTCCCATCAGCGACCCGGTGAAGGTAGCGAAGGGTTATGCCTTCTTCCAGGTGACTGCGGTGGAAGCACCCAAAACCCAGGAGCTAAAGGATGTGAAGGAAAAGATTCGTGAGGCACTGGTGAGCCAGAAGGCCACTGAGGCGATGACCAAGGCGGCCAACGAAGCGCGCACCAAGCTGGAAGCCGCCATCAAGGGTGGCAAGTCCTTTGCCGATGCAGCGAAAGAAGCCGGACTCACGCCGCAAGTGCTGGCTGAATTCTCCACTGCCAATCCGCCCATGAATCTGAGCATCGGCTATCGCATCGCCCAGGAAGCGCAATCCACCGCGCCAGGCAGCTTTGCGAAGGAAATCCTGAACTCCGAAAACGGCGTGCTGCTGCTCTTTGTCCTTTCCAAGGAACTGCGCAAGAGCCCCGAAAGCGCCGCCTCGAAGAACATGATCTCCACTTCGCTCGACCGCATGGCGCAGCAGGACATCTTCCGCGCCTGGTTTGAAGAACAGTACAAGAATGCCAAGGTGAACGCCAGCATACTGCTGAACGTGGCCCTGAGCAACGAACGGTAA
- a CDS encoding tetratricopeptide repeat protein yields MPRLPLLVLGWLLCSLALAPAQSGSVGGDVFFDGYQLWKQGEKLEQEGKKDSAIRAYLDAYRIISSVSQNYPEWQPDVVGYRLRIVVAGLQRLGYNVAGLTATAPAPVQQMPPMQATAPPLPVPPAVQPGAYAVAPQVPAPATAYGPGATPVDVLNTQFQQQQLRIQELERGNAKLLQDLDAYSRGYMGASGERDQLKIRLADLEKRMEGMNKAATNNDVATQQELQRLRSEAKIVNDLLSTKNQEFESLKKEKDTLVENQKKLTEEIEKAKKDNAKPEEMTKLIAENTRIKKELETAKAQVEKLRSEGEKKDQEIGALKTQITGIQSELAKLRQENTAYQTQVAELTMKYKEMSKELASASKPGKNATPEDTKAAEENKALRAIIMRQLRQQERARQAKELVIADMKKLENTSQTLMENLEDLTSGKIYISVAEESLFTEPELKEILAASGVTATLEARSGMATPPGAPTPEASSESAKPMSPPAPASASASTNDNGSSEETLMAAADSAILRSDYVAAEQSLQDALRINPKNSFALTSLAGIKLRQKKYEEAEVLFQKCLVYSPENGVAHYSLGVCYFRQNKLSDALNSFEKAVTNDRNNSKAHHYLGIIASNMSNRSRAEAEFKSALAIDPNYGDAHFNLAVLYVTSNPPNYEKARQHYQNALDRGIKPDTALERLLNAPGSPNVQTKSATASAQ; encoded by the coding sequence ATGCCCAGACTCCCTCTTCTCGTCCTCGGCTGGCTCCTTTGCAGCCTCGCACTGGCTCCGGCCCAGTCCGGCAGTGTCGGCGGTGATGTCTTCTTTGATGGCTACCAGCTCTGGAAGCAGGGCGAAAAGCTCGAGCAGGAAGGCAAGAAGGATTCGGCGATCCGCGCCTACCTGGATGCCTATCGCATCATCAGCTCGGTCTCGCAGAACTATCCCGAATGGCAGCCGGACGTGGTGGGATACCGCCTCCGCATTGTGGTCGCCGGCCTGCAGCGCCTGGGATACAACGTCGCTGGCCTGACGGCGACAGCTCCGGCTCCGGTGCAGCAAATGCCTCCCATGCAGGCTACCGCGCCCCCCCTTCCCGTGCCTCCCGCGGTCCAGCCCGGAGCCTATGCAGTTGCGCCGCAGGTTCCTGCGCCCGCCACCGCGTACGGTCCCGGCGCCACCCCGGTGGACGTGCTGAATACGCAATTCCAGCAACAACAACTGCGCATTCAGGAACTGGAGCGAGGCAATGCCAAACTCCTGCAGGATCTGGACGCCTATTCGCGCGGTTACATGGGCGCTTCCGGCGAACGCGACCAACTCAAGATCCGGCTGGCTGACCTGGAAAAGCGCATGGAAGGCATGAACAAGGCCGCCACCAACAACGACGTGGCCACCCAGCAGGAACTTCAGCGCCTGCGCAGCGAGGCGAAGATCGTGAATGACCTGCTTTCGACGAAGAATCAGGAGTTCGAATCCCTCAAGAAGGAGAAGGATACCCTGGTCGAAAACCAGAAGAAGCTCACCGAGGAAATCGAAAAGGCGAAGAAGGACAATGCCAAGCCCGAGGAGATGACCAAGCTCATTGCGGAGAATACCCGGATCAAGAAGGAGCTGGAGACCGCCAAGGCCCAGGTGGAAAAGCTGAGGTCCGAGGGTGAGAAGAAAGATCAGGAAATTGGGGCCCTCAAGACCCAGATCACCGGCATCCAGTCCGAGCTGGCCAAGCTCCGTCAGGAAAACACCGCCTACCAGACCCAGGTGGCTGAGCTGACGATGAAGTACAAGGAGATGAGCAAGGAGCTCGCCAGTGCCAGCAAGCCCGGGAAGAACGCCACCCCGGAAGACACCAAGGCTGCGGAAGAAAACAAGGCCCTGCGAGCCATCATCATGCGTCAACTCCGCCAGCAGGAGCGCGCCCGCCAGGCCAAGGAACTGGTGATCGCCGACATGAAGAAGCTGGAAAACACCTCCCAGACACTCATGGAGAATCTGGAGGACCTCACTTCGGGCAAGATCTACATCTCCGTGGCTGAAGAGTCGCTCTTCACTGAGCCTGAGCTCAAGGAAATCCTCGCCGCCAGCGGCGTGACCGCGACCCTCGAAGCCCGCTCTGGCATGGCCACTCCTCCCGGAGCCCCGACACCTGAGGCAAGCAGCGAAAGCGCCAAGCCCATGTCGCCACCCGCTCCGGCCAGCGCCAGCGCCAGCACCAATGACAATGGCTCCTCCGAAGAAACCCTGATGGCCGCCGCCGACTCCGCGATTTTGCGCAGTGACTATGTGGCCGCTGAGCAGAGTCTTCAGGACGCGCTGCGCATCAATCCGAAGAACTCCTTCGCCCTGACCAGCCTCGCCGGAATCAAGCTGCGTCAAAAGAAGTATGAAGAGGCAGAGGTACTCTTCCAGAAGTGTCTGGTGTACTCCCCTGAGAACGGCGTGGCCCACTACAGCCTGGGCGTCTGCTACTTCCGCCAGAACAAGCTCAGCGATGCGCTCAACTCCTTCGAAAAGGCCGTGACCAATGACCGGAACAATTCGAAGGCGCACCACTACCTGGGCATCATCGCCAGCAACATGAGCAACCGCAGCCGTGCGGAAGCCGAGTTCAAGAGCGCCCTGGCCATCGACCCGAACTACGGGGACGCCCACTTCAATCTCGCGGTGCTCTATGTGACCAGCAATCCCCCCAACTATGAAAAGGCCCGCCAGCACTACCAAAATGCGCTGGATCGCGGCATCAAGCCGGATACGGCCCTGGAGCGCCTCCTGAACGCTCCCGGCAGCCCCAACGTCCAGACCAAGAGCGCCACAGCCTCGGCCCAATAG
- a CDS encoding M23 family metallopeptidase encodes MKKSIHILSPVLATAAAFLLSANIQGASDEDLGRALLKDKYLGIHLGYRASYHPPAQTQGTDGQANSREGDSRPGYHPGIAYKVSAETPVYSPVAGTVASMDRSGNQVGRLTIKIEGATDEFFIVRHLLGCSLQQGNRVDVGTILGRTGGADATHLQVQARKGEELAAFAFERPDVTGANFDPSLVLLQQLHSSAGPVLDTRAATFAGIKFKEDGAKVIEALSFPDANLRNTALRTFGEFMKPPRKKESLAVPVPGVPGAVIRFNPYTGAFAQLEVSSGTVRTTEGLGVGSRFEDFVARYGEPTIQEYSNDVITYRFATPHHALGIVLRSSASPVTYFMVAYDLKRG; translated from the coding sequence ATGAAGAAGTCCATCCATATCCTGTCACCTGTACTCGCGACTGCAGCCGCCTTCCTTCTGTCGGCCAATATTCAAGGAGCGTCGGATGAAGATCTGGGCCGGGCCCTGCTCAAGGACAAATACTTGGGCATCCATCTCGGATACCGGGCTTCTTACCATCCTCCGGCACAGACCCAGGGGACTGATGGACAGGCCAATTCTCGCGAAGGTGACAGCCGACCGGGTTATCACCCCGGTATCGCCTACAAGGTTTCTGCAGAGACGCCCGTTTATTCTCCCGTCGCGGGAACCGTGGCATCCATGGACCGCTCCGGCAATCAAGTGGGTCGACTGACCATCAAGATTGAAGGCGCCACCGATGAGTTTTTCATTGTTCGCCATCTCCTCGGATGCTCACTCCAGCAGGGAAATCGGGTCGACGTAGGGACCATTTTGGGCAGGACCGGGGGCGCTGATGCCACTCATCTTCAAGTCCAAGCCCGCAAAGGAGAAGAGCTGGCCGCCTTTGCCTTCGAGAGGCCCGATGTCACAGGTGCGAATTTCGATCCCAGCCTGGTGCTCCTTCAGCAGTTGCATTCATCCGCCGGTCCGGTACTCGACACACGCGCAGCAACGTTTGCTGGCATCAAATTCAAGGAAGACGGAGCAAAGGTCATTGAGGCCCTTTCCTTTCCTGATGCAAACCTGAGGAATACTGCACTGCGCACCTTTGGTGAGTTCATGAAACCGCCGCGCAAGAAGGAGAGTCTGGCCGTCCCCGTCCCTGGGGTACCGGGCGCCGTCATCCGTTTCAATCCGTACACCGGCGCATTTGCGCAGCTGGAAGTGAGCTCGGGAACCGTCCGGACCACGGAAGGTCTCGGAGTGGGAAGCCGGTTCGAGGATTTCGTGGCGCGTTATGGCGAGCCAACGATTCAAGAATATTCCAACGATGTGATCACCTATCGCTTCGCGACACCGCATCACGCCTTGGGCATTGTGCTTCGCAGCAGCGCGAGTCCGGTGACCTATTTCATGGTGGCCTACGACCTCAAGAGGGGGTGA
- a CDS encoding FAD-dependent oxidoreductase codes for MSSSDDESDEQFYRDTESVAHPMLQDHHLAMLEPLGTRRKVKRGEMLVKAGQRDVPLTIVLKGEVEAFEPRDGEELVLGVAEAREFMGEVGMLTGTASLASIRGKSEEAEVLQVPATALRQALAELPGVSEMIVRAFIMRRRRLERDKEFAGLRILSHESSREGRQLDDFLDKNHIPHRMITFESEQGKQLCAKLHLATHDLPALITAAGMPLRRPSLREVARVAGLLRAPVGEDETEVFCDLVIVGAGPAGLGAAVYAASEGLKTVVLESYAPGGQAGSSSLIENFFGFPTGIGGGELTYSAQLQAHRFGASFSMPSRALTMAFHEGEYRASLQSDGCHAILRAKCVIIATGADYHRLDAEGREDFEGNGVFYAATAREARLCQGATVVVAGAGNSAGQAAMFLSGCVEKVVLVIRGAGLSSSMSSYLSRRVEAKENIEMLRHTVIRKMTGGKVLEAVEVENTTSSERRTIPARAVFSMIGAKPCTDWLPPEIERDERGFIKTGPAVANAPAWKDAGRSPGALETSIPGIFAAGDVRSGSVKRCAAAVGEGGMAVEGVHDVLRTYA; via the coding sequence ATGAGTAGTAGCGACGACGAAAGTGATGAGCAGTTCTACCGGGACACGGAAAGCGTGGCCCACCCGATGCTGCAGGATCATCACCTCGCGATGCTGGAACCGCTGGGCACACGCCGGAAAGTGAAGCGCGGTGAGATGCTGGTGAAAGCGGGTCAAAGGGACGTGCCCCTGACCATCGTGCTCAAAGGCGAAGTAGAAGCGTTTGAACCACGCGATGGCGAAGAACTCGTCCTCGGTGTGGCAGAGGCCCGCGAATTCATGGGCGAGGTAGGCATGCTCACCGGCACGGCCTCGCTTGCCAGCATTCGCGGCAAGTCTGAAGAAGCCGAGGTGCTGCAAGTCCCCGCCACCGCCCTGCGGCAGGCGCTGGCCGAACTGCCCGGCGTGAGTGAGATGATCGTGCGCGCGTTCATCATGCGCCGGCGGCGGCTTGAGCGGGACAAGGAATTCGCCGGGCTGCGCATTCTCTCGCACGAAAGCTCTCGGGAAGGGCGGCAGCTGGATGACTTCCTGGACAAGAACCACATCCCCCACCGGATGATCACGTTTGAGTCCGAGCAGGGGAAACAACTGTGCGCCAAGCTTCACCTGGCGACCCACGACCTGCCCGCACTCATCACGGCCGCAGGCATGCCGCTGCGCCGCCCCTCGTTGCGAGAAGTCGCTCGTGTGGCCGGATTGCTCCGCGCTCCGGTAGGCGAAGATGAAACGGAAGTCTTCTGCGACCTGGTCATCGTGGGTGCTGGACCTGCGGGCTTGGGCGCGGCCGTGTATGCCGCCTCTGAGGGACTGAAGACGGTGGTGCTGGAGAGCTACGCGCCTGGTGGACAGGCAGGGTCCTCCTCCTTGATTGAGAATTTCTTCGGCTTTCCCACGGGTATCGGCGGCGGTGAGCTGACCTACAGTGCGCAGCTCCAGGCCCACCGGTTTGGCGCCAGTTTTTCCATGCCATCCCGCGCGCTGACTATGGCGTTTCATGAAGGAGAATATCGCGCCAGCCTGCAATCGGATGGCTGCCACGCCATCCTTCGAGCCAAGTGCGTCATCATCGCCACCGGCGCGGACTACCATCGGCTCGATGCCGAGGGGCGGGAGGATTTCGAAGGCAATGGTGTCTTCTACGCCGCCACTGCTCGCGAGGCTCGCCTCTGCCAGGGAGCCACCGTCGTGGTTGCTGGTGCCGGGAATTCCGCCGGGCAGGCCGCCATGTTTCTCTCCGGCTGTGTGGAAAAGGTGGTGCTCGTGATTCGCGGAGCAGGACTCTCCAGCAGCATGTCGAGCTACCTCTCCCGACGTGTGGAGGCCAAGGAGAACATCGAAATGCTGCGCCATACCGTGATTCGGAAGATGACAGGAGGCAAGGTGCTCGAAGCCGTGGAGGTGGAGAATACCACCAGCAGCGAGCGCCGTACCATCCCGGCACGCGCGGTCTTCTCCATGATTGGCGCCAAACCCTGCACGGACTGGCTGCCTCCCGAAATCGAGCGCGACGAGCGCGGCTTCATCAAGACCGGTCCTGCGGTGGCCAATGCGCCTGCATGGAAGGATGCCGGGCGCTCACCCGGTGCTCTCGAGACGAGCATCCCCGGCATCTTCGCCGCAGGAGATGTGCGTTCCGGTTCCGTAAAGCGTTGCGCTGCCGCCGTGGGAGAAGGCGGCATGGCAGTGGAAGGAGTGCACGACGTGCTCCGGACGTATGCCTGA
- a CDS encoding PQQ-like beta-propeller repeat protein has protein sequence MLAVLGWSFPAPAADWPQFHGPEGKGAAEADLPLSWSDTENIVWKTPLPGEGASSPIVVGNKIFLTAGVGTASDLVRHVMCLDATTGKVLWDKTVESELPEQPTIRENHGYTSATPVANGTHVFVFFGKSGVFCFDHAGKQMWNTKVGSRLNNWGSAASPTLYKNLVLVNASVESESLVALDQATGAKVWEARGIKECWHAPVLAPASSGGSTEVVTAQAREIHSFDADSGKPLWQCSTGILWYMCPQPLLHEAVLYAVGGRSGVGGVAVRTGGSGNVTDTHKIWTLDKGTNVPSPVMHQGHLHFAHENNGTACCVDMKTGEFVYSEPLTPNPGQIYASPVLAGGKVYYLGRGGQAVIIAAGPKFEVLGSAKLEGGRGVFNASPAIHNNRLLVRSNKFLYCIGNK, from the coding sequence GTGCTTGCTGTACTTGGCTGGAGCTTCCCCGCCCCTGCGGCGGACTGGCCCCAGTTTCATGGACCTGAGGGAAAAGGTGCCGCAGAGGCTGACCTACCCCTGAGTTGGAGTGACACGGAAAACATCGTGTGGAAGACACCGCTGCCCGGCGAAGGCGCCTCCAGTCCCATTGTGGTGGGGAACAAGATCTTCCTCACCGCCGGCGTTGGGACGGCGTCGGATTTGGTGCGGCACGTGATGTGCCTGGACGCGACCACTGGGAAAGTCTTGTGGGACAAGACGGTGGAGTCCGAACTGCCGGAGCAGCCGACCATCCGCGAGAATCATGGCTACACCTCCGCCACCCCGGTGGCGAATGGCACACATGTGTTCGTCTTCTTTGGGAAGTCCGGAGTGTTCTGCTTCGACCACGCCGGAAAGCAGATGTGGAATACGAAGGTAGGATCCCGCCTGAACAACTGGGGTTCGGCCGCGTCCCCGACGCTCTACAAGAATCTCGTGCTGGTGAATGCGAGTGTGGAAAGCGAATCGCTGGTCGCCCTGGATCAAGCCACCGGAGCGAAGGTATGGGAAGCGCGAGGCATCAAGGAATGCTGGCATGCTCCGGTCCTCGCACCCGCAAGCTCAGGCGGAAGCACCGAGGTGGTTACCGCGCAGGCACGTGAGATCCATTCCTTTGACGCAGACTCCGGCAAGCCACTCTGGCAATGTAGCACCGGCATCCTCTGGTACATGTGCCCCCAGCCCCTTCTTCACGAAGCAGTGCTCTATGCCGTCGGGGGCCGCAGTGGTGTCGGCGGCGTGGCCGTGCGCACCGGAGGCAGTGGCAATGTGACGGATACGCACAAGATCTGGACTCTGGACAAGGGCACCAATGTCCCCTCCCCCGTCATGCACCAGGGGCATCTGCACTTTGCGCATGAGAACAACGGCACAGCCTGCTGTGTGGACATGAAGACGGGCGAGTTCGTGTACTCCGAACCGCTCACGCCCAACCCCGGTCAGATCTACGCGTCTCCTGTGCTGGCGGGAGGAAAGGTGTACTACCTTGGGCGAGGCGGTCAGGCCGTGATCATCGCAGCGGGGCCGAAGTTCGAAGTGCTCGGCAGCGCAAAGCTGGAAGGCGGCCGCGGTGTTTTCAACGCGAGTCCCGCCATCCACAACAACCGTCTCCTCGTGCGGTCGAACAAATTCCTCTACTGCATCGGGAACAAGTAA